Within the Streptomyces sp. YIM 121038 genome, the region GTGGCTCGGCGCGGTCGTCGGCGTCTGGGTGGTCCTCGTGGTCCTCGCGCCGAGCTACGCGTGGTGCGCGGTGCCGCTCTTCTACACCGGCCTGCGGACGCTGCCCACGCGCGCGGCCCTCGCCCTCGTCGCCGTCCTGACGGCCCTCGTGGTCGCGGCCCAGCTGCGGCTCGCGGACGGCTTCGACCCGAACCTGGCGTTCGCGCCGCCCGCCGTGGCGGCCGTGGCGACGGCGGTGTTCGTCCACATGCAGCGGCAGACGGCGCGGCAGCGCGCCCTCATCGACGACCTGCTGCGCACCCGGCGCGAACTCGCCGCCACCGAACGGCGCGAGGGCACGCTCGCCGAGCGGCAGCGCCTGTCCATGGAGATCCACGACACGCTGGCCCAGGGCCTGTCCAGCCAGCGGATGCTGCTCCAGGCGGCGGACCGGGTGTGGGACACGGACGCGGCGGCGGCCCGCGCCCACGTCCGTACCGCCGGGTCCATCGCCGACCGCGGCCTGGCCGAGGCCCGCCGCCTCGTCCACGACCTGGCCCCGGTGGACCTGGCCGAGGCGGGACCCGACCCGGCGTACGCGCTGCCCGCGGCGCTGCGGACGCTGGCGGGGCGGGAGTCGGGCGCGGGCCTGACGGTCCGCTTCCACGCCGAGGGCACACCGGTCCCGCTCGCGGGCCGCGCCCGCTCGGCGCTCCTGCGGATCGCACAGGGCGCGCTGGCGAACGTACGCGAGCACGCGGGCGCGGCCACGGCCGCGCTGACCCTGACGTACCTCGACGACCAGGTGGTCCTCGACGTGGCGGACGACGGGCGGGGGTTCGCACCACCGGCGCCCGGCGGTACGCGGGGCGCGCGGAGCGCGCGGGGGCACGGTCTCCCCGCGATCCGCGCGCGGGCGGCGCAGCTGGGCGGAACGCTGACGGTGGAGTCGGCGCCGGGCGAGGGGACGGTGCTCTCGGTGGCGATCCCGCTGGGAGCCGGTCCGTACGCGGGGCTCGACGACGAGGGCCGAGAGGGCCCAAA harbors:
- a CDS encoding sensor histidine kinase, which gives rise to MHTAFFLLLAASLSRFLLRHPGEPRTPWIIALSAVLALLYVLGPALGATPNPRRLLWLGAVVGVWVVLVVLAPSYAWCAVPLFYTGLRTLPTRAALALVAVLTALVVAAQLRLADGFDPNLAFAPPAVAAVATAVFVHMQRQTARQRALIDDLLRTRRELAATERREGTLAERQRLSMEIHDTLAQGLSSQRMLLQAADRVWDTDAAAARAHVRTAGSIADRGLAEARRLVHDLAPVDLAEAGPDPAYALPAALRTLAGRESGAGLTVRFHAEGTPVPLAGRARSALLRIAQGALANVREHAGAATAALTLTYLDDQVVLDVADDGRGFAPPAPGGTRGARSARGHGLPAIRARAAQLGGTLTVESAPGEGTVLSVAIPLGAGPYAGLDDEGREGPKGPEGRHGRHDGRG